Proteins encoded by one window of Vicia villosa cultivar HV-30 ecotype Madison, WI unplaced genomic scaffold, Vvil1.0 ctg.000219F_1_1, whole genome shotgun sequence:
- the LOC131625551 gene encoding uncharacterized protein LOC131625551: MGLSQSTDNAKCVEKMELVEASGKGSCSAAKGSTKEVEVDDVQRLLLMVLKMADNHLEMDLSHCNSAIHFYMSAKCIRELLMGFHCLDVSTLQVWSTYIHRLCIDNSTSEVYGIMDPAMCIYNDDVPKSLVDVRKYVQEKLMSQNKVCYLLPLVHAEHWQLFVLCPRENTVVFFCSLNWDVDKNTKKIISTAFEVHQISNGNRKKAIT, from the exons ATGGGTTTGTCGCAAAGTACTGATAATGCTAAATGCGTTGAAAAAATGGAATTAGTCGAAGCAAGCGGAAAAGGAAGTTGTTCAGCTGCAAAAGGAAGCACTAAAGAGGTTGAAGTTGACGATGTTCAGAGATTGTTACTCATGGTTCTGAAAATGGCTGACAACCACTTGGAAATGGATTTAAGTCATTGTAACTCTGCCATTCATTTTTATATGTCAGCTAAGTGTATCAGAGAGTTGTTGATGGGTTTTCATTGCCTTGACGTGTCTACTCTACAAGTTTGGAGCAC gtaTATTCATCGTCtatgtattgataattccacatcAGAAGTGTATGGAATTATGGATCCTGCTATGTGTATATATAATGATGATGTGCCGAAATCTTTAGTAGATGTTAGGAAATACGTACAAGAAAAGTTGATGTCGCAAAACAAAGTTTGCTACTTACTACCACTTGTTCATGC AGAACATTGGCAATTATTTGTCTTGTGTCCAAGAGAGAATACTGTGGTCTTCTTTTGTTCACTTAATTGGGATGTTGATAAAAACACGAAGAAAATTATTTCAAC TGCTTTTGAGGTTCATCAAATTTCAAATGGCAATAGAAAAAAGGCTATTACATGA
- the LOC131625552 gene encoding uncharacterized protein LOC131625552, with translation MNGKMVVVILAKGSVTTSLVCLKCPLSIFDRDFAVDLVCLSLSGLDVILGMNWFEYNYVHINCYNKYVWFSTPVEEEEIGLLSARQLRKLVVREFPEVFLDKIPDVPAERGVEFAIDLFPGTRPISMAPYRMSGSELKKLKKQLEDLREKKFVRPSVLP, from the exons ATgaatggaaagatggtcgttgttATTCTAGCTAAgggatcggtgactacttctctagTGTGTTTGAAGTGTCCTTTGTCGATCTTTGACAGAGACTTTGCtgttgatttagtttgtttgtcGTTGAGTGGATTGGATGTGATATTGGGTATGAACTGGTTTGAATATAACTATGTTCATATTAATTGTTATAACAAATATGTGTGGTTTTCTACTCCCGTCGAGGAGGAGGAAATTGGTTTATTATCTGCTAGACAATTGCGGAAATTG GTGGTACGTGAATTTCCTGAAGTCTTTCTCGATAAGATTCCCGATGTACCGGCAGAAAGAGGAGTTGAATTTGCTATTGATCTTTTCCCTGGTACCAGACCTATTTCCATGGCACCATACCGGATGTCAGGATCTGAGTTGAAAAAGTTGAAAAAGCAACTAGAGGATTTACGTGAGAAGAAGTTCGTGAGACCAAGTGTATTACCTTGA
- the LOC131625553 gene encoding uncharacterized protein LOC131625553: MDPSKVDAVLQWETPKLVMEIRSFLGLAGYYRRFIEGFSKLALSLMQLTCKGGVLMQNDKVVAYTSRQLRIHERNYPTHDLDLAAGIRVQNLEALSLWWLELLKDYDFGLNYHPGKPNVVTDALSQKTLHMSMMMVKEFELIEQFRDLSLVCERTLKSVMLGMLKINSDFLTRIKEAQKLDVKLVDMMAEIYIRVIVKLHGVPSSIVSDRDMNFTSEFWKIFHDTLGSKLKFNYAYHPQKNGQTDRTIQSLEDLFESLCS, from the exons ATGGATCCATCCAAAGTAGATGCAGTGTTGCAGTGGGAAACTCCAAAATTGGTCATGGAGATTAGAAGCTTTTTGGgcttggctggttattataggagATTTATCGAAGGCTTTTCTAAGTTAGCACTTTCGTTAATGCAACTGACTTGCAAAG GTGGTGTGCTTATGCAGAATGATAAGGTGGTAGCTTACACGTCGAGACAGTTGAggattcatgaaaggaattatcctacgcatgatttggaCCTAGCCGCAGGTATTCGTGTTCaaaatttggaggcattatctttatg GTGGTTAGAATTGTtaaaagactatgattttggcttgaattatcatccgggtaaaccTAATGTTGTAACCGATGCTTTGAGTCAGAAGACATTGCATATGTCAATGATGATGGTTAAGGAATTTGAATTAATTGAAcagttcagagacttgagtttagtttGCGAGAGGACACTAAAAAGTGTTATGTTGGGAATGCTGAAAATTAATAGTGATTTCTTAACAAGAATCAAAGAAGCCCAAaagttggatgtgaaattggtAGATATGATG GCAGAGATTTATATCCGTGTGATTGTGAAGCTTCATGGTGTTCCATcaagtattgtgtcggatagagacaTGAATTTTACCTCTGAGTTTTGGAAAATTTTTCACGACACATTGGGCTCTAAGCTAAAGTTTAACTATGCGTATCATCCGCAGAAAAACGGTCAGACAGATAGGActattcagtcgttagaggactTGTTTGAGAGCTTGTGTTCTTAA